The genomic DNA GAACGTGGGCGCCTGGGCGGTGGGCGGCGGGCAGGCACCGGAGTAGTCGGTGTGCACGCCGGTGACCGTCACCTTCACGGACTGGGCCGGCGGGGTCGTCGTACCGCCGCCGCCACCGCCGCCTCCCGGAGTGGAGCCCGAGCTGTGGTCGCCCCCGCCGTCGGCGTTGTCGTCCTCGGGGGTTTTCGAACTCCCGCCTCCGGCACTCCCGTTCGAGCTGCTGCTCGTCGTGCCTGCCGTGCCGCCGCCGTTGTCACGGGTCAGCAGGGCGTACGTCAGTCCCGCCAGGGCGAGGGCCAGCGCGGCCAGTCCCGCGATGACGGCGACGGCCGCGCGTCGGTTGCGGGCGGGTTCGGGGGAGGCCGCCTCCGCGCGCGCCGCCGAGGGCCGTGTGGCTGCCGAGGCGGGGACCGGGCGCGGAGGAGTGTCCGACGGGCCCGGGAAGGCGGTGACCGTGGGCGAGTAGGCCGACGTGCCGGTGCGCGGGGTGCCGCCCGCGCCGATCAGCCGCAGGTCCTGCTCGGCCTGTTCGGCGGGGACGCGGTCCGCCGGGTCCTTGCGCAGCAGCCCCTCGATGACCGGGGCCAGCGGGCCCGCCCGGAACGGCGGCGGCAACTCCTCGTCCACGACCGCGCGGAGCGTGCTCAGCGGGGTGTCGTGGCGGAACGGAGAGTTGCCCTCCACGGCCGCGTAGAGCAGGACGCCGAGCGACCACAGGTCGGACTCGGGTCCCGGCGTACGCCCCAGTGCCCGCTCGGGGGCGAGGAACTCGGGCGAGCCGATGACCTCGCCGGTCATGGTCAGCGCCGAGCTGCCCTCGACCGTGGCGATGCCGAAGTCGGTGAGCACCACCCGGCCGTCGTTCGCCATCAGGACGTTGCCCGGCTTGACGTCGCGGTGCAGCACCCCCGCCGTGTGCGCGGCGCGCAGGGCGGCGAGCACCTCGGCGCCGATGTGCGCGGCCCGCTGCGGCGAGAGCGGGCCCTCGGCGTCCAGCAGGTCGGACAGCGCGATCCCGCGGATCAACTCCATGACGATCCAGGGGCGGCCGTCCTCGTGGGCGACGTCGTAGACCGTCACGACGTTCCGGTTCGCGACGCGGGCGGCGGCCCACGCCTCACGCTCCAGCCGGGTGTACATCCGCTCGATCTCGGCGGCCGGGAGCCCCGCCGGGGCGCGCACCTCCTTGACCGCGACCTCGCGGTGCAGGACCTCGTCGTGGGCGCGCCACACGGTGCCCATGCCGCCCTCGCCGAGGGGGGACAGCAGGCGGTAGCGTCCCGCGATCACACGTTCACTGCCCGGTTCTTCGGACACGGGCGTCCCCCCATCGCATCCGCGCGATTGCTCCACTCCGCGTGATTTCTCCCCAAAAGTAGCTCACCCGAGTGCGGATGCCGCCCCCTTGAGCACCAATCCGGCCCCGAGAGCTACGACGACGAACGCGGACCCCAGGGGCACGGTCCTGCGCACCAGCGCGGCCATCGGCCCGTCGGTCCAGCGGGGACGCCGGTTCAGCACACGTGTCATCCCGCTGCCCAGCTTGACCACGGCGAACCCGGCCGCGGTCAGTGTGAGGGCGAGTCCGACGCCGTATGCCACGACGAGCAGCAGCCCGAACCACGCCTTCCCCAGCGCCGCGGCGCCCACCAGGACGACGACGGCCGAGGGGCTGGGCACCAGCCCGCCGGCGAAGCCGAGCAGGATCGTGCCGCGGAGGGTGGGGGCGATCTCGTGGGTGTGGGTGAAGCCGCCGTGGGTGTGTTCGAGGGTGGGGGAGTGGGGGTGCTTGTGGTCGTGGTCGTGGTCGTGC from Streptomyces avermitilis MA-4680 = NBRC 14893 includes the following:
- a CDS encoding serine/threonine-protein kinase; its protein translation is MSEEPGSERVIAGRYRLLSPLGEGGMGTVWRAHDEVLHREVAVKEVRAPAGLPAAEIERMYTRLEREAWAAARVANRNVVTVYDVAHEDGRPWIVMELIRGIALSDLLDAEGPLSPQRAAHIGAEVLAALRAAHTAGVLHRDVKPGNVLMANDGRVVLTDFGIATVEGSSALTMTGEVIGSPEFLAPERALGRTPGPESDLWSLGVLLYAAVEGNSPFRHDTPLSTLRAVVDEELPPPFRAGPLAPVIEGLLRKDPADRVPAEQAEQDLRLIGAGGTPRTGTSAYSPTVTAFPGPSDTPPRPVPASAATRPSAARAEAASPEPARNRRAAVAVIAGLAALALALAGLTYALLTRDNGGGTAGTTSSSSNGSAGGGSSKTPEDDNADGGGDHSSGSTPGGGGGGGGTTTPPAQSVKVTVTGVHTDYSGACPPPTAQAPTFTATFTVGRVPVEVEYRWVTKKGEVPDPGWKTLSFPASGGKTQQKQVFVTTYDTSGTISNEIAVEVRDPVRTTSNSVPFSVTCATETPTDGASASGSPSP